In a single window of the Polynucleobacter sp. MWH-UH24A genome:
- a CDS encoding DegT/DnrJ/EryC1/StrS aminotransferase family protein has protein sequence MIDSSLWQWPHFTAEEANSVHAVLLSNKVNYWTGDECREFEKEFAAWCGVSHAIALANGTLALDLALKALGIGSGDEVIVTPRTFIASVSCVVNAGATPIFADVDFNSGCISADSIAHVITPKTKAIIPVHLGGYPCDMDQIIDLASKYGLKVIEDCAQAHGARYKGRSVGSFGDIGAWSFCQDKIMTTGGEGGLVTTNNHELWSKMWSFKDHGKSYDAIYSRTHPPGFRWLHESFGTNWRMLEMQAVIGRIQLKRMSDWNAKRTKNAIAIWDTCKKHPALRVPVFENHNNKSIHAQYKCYCYVNLEMLADGWSRDRIIEEINALGVPCFQGSCSEVYLEKAFDGTSWRPKDRLPIAKELGETSLVFLVHPTLTNYEVLETCNAINIVMEKASRY, from the coding sequence ATGATTGATTCATCACTCTGGCAATGGCCACATTTTACTGCTGAAGAGGCTAATTCAGTACATGCTGTCTTATTAAGCAATAAGGTCAATTATTGGACTGGTGATGAATGCCGTGAATTTGAAAAAGAGTTTGCTGCTTGGTGCGGTGTTAGTCACGCAATTGCCTTAGCGAATGGAACATTGGCTTTAGATTTGGCATTAAAAGCACTAGGTATTGGATCTGGGGATGAGGTTATCGTAACTCCCCGTACATTTATTGCAAGTGTTTCATGTGTTGTTAATGCAGGCGCCACACCTATATTTGCTGATGTTGACTTCAATAGTGGTTGTATATCTGCAGATTCAATTGCTCATGTAATTACACCCAAGACCAAGGCAATTATTCCAGTTCATTTGGGCGGCTATCCGTGTGATATGGATCAGATAATCGATTTGGCATCAAAATATGGCCTCAAGGTAATTGAGGATTGTGCCCAAGCTCATGGTGCTCGATATAAGGGTAGATCTGTAGGTAGTTTTGGGGACATTGGTGCCTGGAGTTTTTGTCAGGACAAGATTATGACAACGGGTGGTGAGGGTGGATTGGTAACTACAAACAACCATGAACTATGGTCGAAAATGTGGTCATTTAAGGATCATGGAAAAAGTTATGATGCTATTTACAGCCGAACACATCCACCAGGTTTCCGATGGTTACACGAGTCGTTTGGCACTAACTGGCGAATGCTAGAAATGCAAGCTGTTATTGGACGTATTCAGCTCAAAAGAATGTCTGATTGGAATGCTAAGCGAACAAAAAATGCTATTGCAATATGGGATACATGTAAAAAGCATCCTGCTTTACGTGTACCGGTGTTTGAGAATCATAATAATAAATCTATTCATGCACAATACAAGTGTTATTGCTATGTGAATCTAGAAATGTTAGCAGATGGCTGGTCGCGGGATAGAATAATTGAAGAGATTAACGCTCTTGGTGTGCCTTGTTTTCAGGGTTCGTGTTCAGAAGTTTATCTTGAGAAGGCCTTTGATGGTACCAGTTGGCGTCCTAAGGATAGGTTGCCAATTGCAAAGGAATTAGGCGAAACATCATTAGTGTTTTTGGTTCATCCAACATTAACCAATTATGAAGTTCTTGAGACTTGTAACGCTATAAATATTGTTATGGAAAAAGCAAGCAGATACTAA
- a CDS encoding MBL fold metallo-hydrolase produces the protein MNIQFFSHACFSIENEEVILLNDPYLNGTAFNNGWDLIVDDVVFDRFSEKKLFIYYSHEHPDHFSIPFLKSINNEIRSYITIVFQKTRDGRVKSFLESQGFMVLELENRERVQISNGFFITIGQVPFYDSWALIEVDGKKILNANDCILETPDRVQDIKETTDSVDILFTQFSYANWVEGGSLDGTSRALLANEKLQRIKIQSDVLRPDFIVPFASMVRFCHTENSYMNDEINTPDKTVEFINRYTDSDPFLMVPYENWDGVSSKCNLSAIQFWNVAYKKALNRPLLEPKNFYDFPKLKSVCEEMCLRVRMRNNKVLIFLLCIFELLPSQNIKITDLNCYVNFSWRRGLKITNREKKQQYCEMSSESLYFLFKFDFGIDTLNVNARFAGSLAQKKSLIRTFSPLALNNTGRFITFSELLSILSEPAFIKQGLRTVGLKR, from the coding sequence ATGAATATTCAATTTTTTTCTCATGCTTGTTTTTCAATTGAGAACGAGGAGGTCATCCTTCTTAATGATCCTTATTTAAATGGAACGGCATTTAATAATGGATGGGACTTGATCGTAGATGATGTTGTATTTGATCGATTTTCAGAAAAAAAATTATTTATCTATTATTCACACGAGCATCCAGATCACTTTTCAATTCCTTTTTTAAAATCAATAAACAATGAAATCCGAAGTTATATTACGATAGTTTTTCAGAAAACTCGTGATGGTAGAGTTAAGTCTTTTCTTGAAAGTCAAGGCTTTATGGTATTAGAACTCGAAAATAGAGAGAGAGTTCAAATTTCAAACGGCTTTTTTATCACTATTGGGCAAGTACCATTCTATGACTCATGGGCCCTTATAGAAGTGGATGGCAAAAAGATTCTTAACGCTAACGACTGTATCCTAGAAACGCCAGATCGAGTACAAGATATAAAGGAGACAACTGATTCCGTTGATATTCTTTTTACTCAATTTTCGTATGCAAACTGGGTTGAGGGTGGATCACTTGACGGAACAAGCAGAGCATTATTGGCGAATGAAAAACTACAGCGCATTAAAATACAATCTGATGTTTTAAGACCAGATTTTATTGTGCCATTTGCAAGTATGGTTAGATTTTGTCATACTGAAAATTCATATATGAATGATGAAATAAATACACCAGATAAAACTGTAGAGTTTATCAATCGTTATACAGATTCTGATCCATTTCTAATGGTGCCCTATGAAAATTGGGATGGCGTAAGCTCGAAATGCAATCTATCAGCAATTCAGTTTTGGAATGTAGCTTATAAAAAAGCATTAAATAGGCCGCTCCTTGAACCTAAAAATTTTTATGACTTTCCTAAATTAAAGTCCGTTTGTGAGGAAATGTGTCTAAGAGTGAGAATGCGGAACAATAAAGTGTTAATTTTTCTGTTATGTATATTCGAACTTCTGCCCAGTCAAAATATAAAAATTACTGATTTAAATTGTTATGTTAATTTTAGTTGGCGACGCGGTCTCAAGATAACTAATCGAGAAAAAAAACAACAATATTGTGAAATGTCATCTGAATCATTGTATTTTTTATTTAAATTTGATTTTGGAATAGATACACTTAATGTGAATGCAAGATTTGCAGGGTCCTTAGCACAAAAAAAATCTCTCATACGTACATTTTCCCCATTGGCCTTAAATAATACGGGTCGTTTTATTACATTTTCTGAGCTTCTATCAATCCTTTCTGAACCTGCCTTCATTAAGCAAGGGCTTAGGACGGTAGGACTGAAACGATAA
- a CDS encoding acetyltransferase: MNGKRESNSNASNVPHLRPLIIFGAGGHAVSVANVALSAGYTIKYFVDKNRKGLDLLGYKIIEDITAIDNTNNYSFAIAIGDNAVREKKYNELIAATPNLYFPPLVHSTAVISFFTNIGDGSVIMPKAVIGPNSNVGMFCLINTQASIDHDCLMLNYSSLGPAAVTGGMVIIGQRSAISIGATIKHGLKIGDDCVIGANSYLNKDLPNNQVVYGSPAKQIRAHKIGDAYLR; encoded by the coding sequence ATGAATGGTAAGAGAGAGAGTAACTCTAATGCTAGTAATGTACCTCACTTACGACCGCTTATAATATTTGGAGCGGGTGGACACGCTGTAAGTGTTGCAAATGTTGCCTTATCTGCTGGATACACAATAAAGTACTTTGTTGATAAAAATAGAAAAGGGTTGGATTTATTAGGTTATAAAATCATAGAAGATATAACTGCGATTGACAATACTAACAACTACAGCTTTGCAATAGCTATTGGGGATAATGCTGTAAGAGAAAAAAAATACAATGAGCTAATTGCAGCAACACCTAACCTCTATTTCCCCCCTTTAGTTCATTCGACAGCAGTTATTTCATTTTTTACTAACATTGGCGATGGGTCAGTTATAATGCCCAAAGCTGTTATTGGCCCGAACTCAAATGTTGGTATGTTTTGTTTAATCAATACACAAGCGTCAATAGACCACGACTGCCTCATGCTTAACTATTCTTCATTAGGGCCTGCAGCTGTAACTGGAGGAATGGTAATAATAGGACAACGTTCTGCCATTTCTATTGGCGCAACAATTAAACACGGATTAAAAATAGGAGACGATTGTGTTATTGGGGCTAATAGTTACTTAAATAAAGACTTGCCAAATAATCAAGTTGTTTACGGTTCGCCCGCAAAGCAGATCAGAGCTCACAAGATTGGTGACGCATACTTAAGATAA
- a CDS encoding nucleoside-diphosphate sugar epimerase/dehydratase has protein sequence MFNNIFKHFLLNLPRLVKRTLVVFLDFIICGLSVWLAFGLREDNWGYFQGHQWIVFLVVIGLAFPLFISFELYRAIFRYIGTVAFISIIRVFIIYAGLFFGIFTLYGVDGVPRSIGIIQPMLLFFGVGITRYLVRYWLSDSRNFQDSNQRAQSIGLIYGAGSAGRQLASVLTNNKEFLIKGFIDDDVHLQGRSINGITVYRNSNLQDLIRRLGITDVFLAIPSVSQDRRREIIASLNGFSVRVRTLPSLIDLASGRVRISDLHDLDMNDLLGRVAVNPDIELLEKNIRGQVILVTGAGGSIGSELCRQIINFSPKTIVLLDSSEHSLYLIYEELKRKLTSLKNDLSNENSNESAVLDLTSLPRLEPCLASVRDSNLLLNIFKTYQPFIVFHAAAYKHVTLVEDNPSEGIRNNVFGTLACAQASLECGVPNFVLVSTDKAVRPTNIMGASKRIAELVLQAMQNCAPIDGHKTKFSMVRFGNVLGSSGSVAPLFNAQIAAGGPVTLTHPDVTRYFMTIPEAAQLVIQASSMATGGDVFVLDMGEPVRIYDLAVNMIYLSGHLVKDESHPQGNIEIKVIGLRPGEKLYEELLIGDNPQPTAHPKIMKAHEDFLPWDELQQELERLKLALDSSDSELIRDMLKKLVPGYKPNPDTERLNEKGNNQNYEYAT, from the coding sequence ATGTTCAATAATATATTCAAGCATTTTCTGCTTAATCTACCACGTTTAGTTAAGAGAACTTTAGTAGTTTTTTTAGACTTTATCATTTGCGGATTGAGTGTGTGGCTTGCGTTTGGACTGCGTGAGGATAATTGGGGGTATTTTCAGGGTCACCAGTGGATTGTGTTCCTTGTTGTTATTGGATTAGCATTCCCCCTCTTTATCTCCTTTGAACTATATCGTGCTATTTTTAGATATATTGGTACAGTTGCTTTTATTTCCATCATACGTGTTTTTATCATTTATGCCGGCTTATTTTTCGGTATTTTCACACTCTATGGCGTGGATGGAGTTCCAAGATCAATAGGGATTATTCAGCCAATGTTATTGTTTTTTGGGGTTGGCATTACCCGATATCTGGTCCGGTATTGGTTAAGCGATAGCAGAAATTTTCAAGATTCTAATCAAAGGGCCCAGTCCATTGGGCTAATTTATGGGGCTGGTTCTGCTGGACGTCAATTAGCATCAGTCTTAACTAATAATAAAGAGTTTTTAATTAAAGGCTTTATCGATGATGATGTTCATTTGCAGGGGAGATCGATTAATGGTATTACTGTCTATCGAAACAGCAACCTGCAGGATTTGATTCGTCGATTAGGTATTACAGACGTATTTCTTGCGATTCCTTCTGTTAGTCAAGATCGTAGGAGAGAAATCATTGCCTCATTAAATGGATTCAGTGTTCGTGTACGGACTTTGCCCAGTCTAATTGATCTAGCCTCTGGCCGAGTACGAATTTCTGATCTACATGACTTAGATATGAATGATCTCCTCGGAAGGGTAGCCGTCAATCCCGATATAGAATTATTGGAAAAGAACATTCGCGGTCAAGTGATTTTAGTAACTGGGGCGGGCGGTTCTATTGGTAGTGAACTATGTCGCCAAATTATTAATTTTTCTCCTAAAACCATAGTTCTGCTTGACAGTAGTGAGCATTCTCTTTATTTAATATATGAAGAATTAAAAAGAAAGCTCACTAGTCTAAAAAATGATCTTTCAAATGAAAATAGTAATGAAAGTGCTGTCCTGGATCTAACTTCATTGCCCAGACTAGAGCCATGCTTGGCCTCTGTGCGCGATAGTAATCTCTTGCTGAACATTTTTAAGACTTATCAACCATTTATAGTCTTTCATGCGGCAGCGTACAAGCACGTTACATTGGTGGAAGACAATCCTTCTGAAGGTATTCGCAATAATGTTTTTGGAACATTAGCTTGTGCCCAGGCAAGCTTAGAATGTGGGGTACCTAATTTTGTTCTGGTGAGTACCGATAAGGCTGTTAGGCCAACAAATATCATGGGTGCAAGTAAGCGTATCGCAGAACTAGTACTGCAAGCAATGCAAAATTGTGCCCCTATAGATGGCCACAAAACTAAATTTTCAATGGTCCGTTTTGGAAATGTACTTGGCTCATCTGGATCTGTTGCTCCACTATTTAATGCGCAAATTGCTGCTGGCGGCCCCGTTACTCTGACTCATCCTGACGTTACGCGGTATTTCATGACGATCCCCGAGGCGGCGCAGTTGGTGATTCAAGCAAGTTCAATGGCTACGGGGGGTGATGTTTTTGTGCTGGATATGGGCGAGCCAGTTCGAATTTATGATTTAGCCGTCAACATGATCTATCTGTCAGGCCATTTGGTTAAAGATGAAAGCCACCCTCAGGGTAATATTGAGATAAAAGTGATCGGATTGCGCCCTGGTGAGAAGCTCTATGAAGAGCTTCTGATTGGTGATAATCCACAACCGACTGCCCATCCAAAAATAATGAAGGCGCATGAAGATTTTTTACCGTGGGATGAGTTACAGCAAGAGTTAGAAAGATTGAAATTGGCTTTGGATTCATCTGATTCTGAGTTAATCAGAGATATGCTTAAAAAGTTAGTACCCGGCTACAAGCCTAACCCTGATACAGAGAGGCTGAATGAGAAGGGGAATAACCAAAATTATGAGTACGCCACTTAG
- a CDS encoding recombinase RecT: MKRVSILDLPEDLLDGDQSHRPSEPTLDTLVTKVANTLAITSQELSHWAKEAVVPEEALKLILRTALRFKLSPLLGQIDWELNLDGGYEVYIPIDGWVAMIHREPNFKGLTFSQATETEEGIPIWMECSIYRADLIQPITVREYYTELKTDHPIWMQMPRRMLRHKTLQQCARLAFGISVPELKIPNAPAIMEKPTMVRVGHSALNRKELLRQKIG, encoded by the coding sequence ATGAAGAGAGTCTCCATTCTAGATTTACCCGAGGATCTTTTGGATGGGGATCAATCTCATCGGCCCAGCGAACCCACACTGGATACATTGGTGACGAAGGTGGCCAATACCCTTGCGATAACCTCCCAGGAACTCAGTCATTGGGCCAAGGAAGCTGTGGTTCCCGAGGAGGCCTTGAAATTGATCTTAAGAACCGCTTTACGCTTTAAGCTCAGCCCCCTACTAGGTCAGATTGATTGGGAACTTAATCTGGATGGCGGCTATGAAGTCTACATTCCGATTGATGGCTGGGTTGCCATGATCCATCGAGAACCCAATTTTAAAGGACTCACCTTTAGCCAAGCCACTGAGACCGAAGAGGGCATTCCTATTTGGATGGAGTGCTCCATCTATCGCGCAGATCTCATCCAGCCAATTACCGTTCGGGAATACTACACAGAACTCAAAACCGATCATCCCATCTGGATGCAGATGCCCAGGCGAATGTTGCGACATAAAACCCTACAACAGTGTGCACGTCTCGCGTTTGGAATTAGTGTGCCGGAACTAAAAATACCGAACGCACCAGCAATCATGGAGAAGCCAACAATGGTGCGCGTAGGTCATAGCGCGCTTAATCGTAAAGAGCTGCTGAGACAAAAAATAGGATAG
- a CDS encoding YqaJ viral recombinase family protein encodes MLNNQDFTHNRAAFLGGSDIGAILGVSKYRSAIDVWLEKTGKRVDTKDSFAMRFGSFAESFIADEYTFLTGENLLEYSQGLVHPNYSFCVGHIDRFVLENKELPLFHSDGGLNAKKLLECKTANHYSQGDWGEPGTDAIPLPYLCQCLWYLGITNLAEIDVAVLLGGSDLRIYTITRDVELESLLFEKAALFWTEHIQKDIPPKPQSIADCQALFQRSCSGKSMEANPQTIALIQELKALESQTHAEEEQINSIKQQLMETMSDAEVLTYLGKPIITWKVPKVSYRIDTKRLGLEHPELIKAYQSPIQSSRRFVVKDLPEELMPHEPILEEKVMEGVAL; translated from the coding sequence ATGCTTAATAATCAAGATTTTACACACAATCGCGCTGCTTTCCTAGGTGGGAGCGATATTGGGGCGATTCTCGGAGTCTCCAAGTACCGCTCGGCCATAGACGTGTGGCTGGAGAAGACGGGTAAGCGCGTGGATACCAAAGATAGTTTTGCCATGCGCTTTGGTTCATTTGCCGAATCCTTTATTGCCGATGAATATACGTTCCTCACGGGTGAGAATCTGCTTGAGTATTCACAAGGTCTAGTTCATCCCAACTACTCATTTTGCGTGGGGCATATTGATCGCTTTGTATTGGAGAACAAAGAGTTACCCCTCTTTCATTCTGACGGAGGTCTTAATGCGAAAAAGCTCTTGGAATGCAAAACGGCTAACCACTACAGTCAGGGTGATTGGGGTGAACCGGGGACGGACGCCATTCCCCTACCCTACCTCTGTCAATGCTTATGGTACTTAGGGATTACTAATCTAGCGGAGATCGATGTCGCTGTTCTTTTAGGAGGGTCGGATTTGCGGATCTATACGATTACTCGAGATGTTGAGCTTGAGTCCTTATTATTTGAGAAAGCTGCTCTCTTTTGGACTGAGCATATTCAAAAAGACATTCCACCCAAACCCCAATCGATTGCCGATTGCCAAGCGCTCTTTCAAAGAAGTTGTTCGGGTAAATCAATGGAAGCTAACCCGCAGACGATCGCCTTAATCCAAGAGCTAAAAGCCTTGGAGTCCCAAACCCATGCTGAGGAGGAGCAAATCAATAGCATTAAGCAGCAACTCATGGAAACCATGTCGGACGCCGAAGTGCTTACTTACCTAGGTAAACCTATAATTACTTGGAAAGTTCCGAAAGTTTCCTATCGGATTGATACCAAACGCTTGGGTCTAGAGCATCCTGAACTCATCAAGGCTTACCAAAGTCCAATTCAGAGTAGTAGGCGCTTTGTGGTAAAGGATTTACCCGAGGAGCTGATGCCGCATGAACCAATCCTTGAGGAAAAAGTAATGGAAGGGGTGGCTTTATGA
- a CDS encoding type II toxin-antitoxin system Phd/YefM family antitoxin, with protein MQKINIHEAKTKLSRLVEDVVEKGDSFIISKAGKPMVKVVRINAPAAQKNERMGFFKNQIAIPDDFDRMGEDKITQLFSGRV; from the coding sequence ATGCAAAAAATTAATATCCACGAAGCCAAAACCAAACTTTCTCGATTGGTCGAGGATGTGGTCGAAAAAGGCGACAGTTTCATTATTTCCAAGGCCGGTAAACCCATGGTTAAGGTGGTGCGGATTAATGCCCCAGCTGCTCAAAAAAATGAGCGCATGGGATTTTTTAAAAACCAGATTGCTATCCCTGACGATTTTGATCGCATGGGCGAAGACAAAATTACTCAACTGTTTAGTGGGCGAGTATGA
- a CDS encoding type II toxin-antitoxin system VapC family toxin, with protein sequence MKYLLDTHVLLWAAAHPEKISPSVRAQLQDPQNQLYFSAASIWEIAIKQDLNREDFKIDVMQFRQALLENEYEELPIGSDHAVFTRALANHHKDPFDRMLIAQAWVEDITLITADERVAQYIGPILKI encoded by the coding sequence ATGAAATACTTACTCGACACCCATGTTCTCTTATGGGCAGCAGCTCACCCCGAAAAAATAAGCCCGTCGGTACGCGCACAATTGCAGGATCCTCAAAACCAGTTGTATTTTAGTGCAGCCAGTATTTGGGAGATTGCCATCAAGCAGGATTTAAACCGGGAGGATTTTAAGATTGACGTGATGCAGTTTCGCCAAGCCTTATTAGAAAACGAATACGAGGAGCTACCGATTGGTAGCGATCATGCCGTGTTTACCCGCGCGTTAGCCAATCACCACAAAGATCCGTTTGATCGGATGTTAATTGCGCAAGCTTGGGTTGAGGATATCACTTTAATTACGGCCGATGAGCGGGTTGCGCAGTACATCGGCCCGATTCTGAAAATTTGA